From the genome of Streptomyces sp. NBC_00659, one region includes:
- a CDS encoding ComEA family DNA-binding protein encodes MSVWTASEAPDGGPVPGTASAPASHDPAGEAGVWQDRAGLAVRERLPLWLQSRCGLERRSVAALTVLLVVAAAFAVQHFWAGRTRPVRAPEVVSAAAPYGGKHAPGDGPSVESGAPAGVSSAVGGSVVVVDVGGKVRTPGLQRLPAGSRVEDALRAAGGLRPGTDTDGLNRARILVDGEQIVVGAAPAGAGPGGSGGSAAFGAAGSAAGAVPSAPIPLNTATVDQFDSLPGVGPVLARHIIDYRTAHGGFRSVDELREVNGIGDRRFADLRHLVLP; translated from the coding sequence GTGAGCGTCTGGACCGCGAGCGAGGCGCCCGACGGTGGGCCGGTCCCCGGCACCGCGAGTGCCCCGGCCTCGCATGATCCGGCCGGGGAGGCGGGCGTGTGGCAGGACCGGGCCGGGCTCGCCGTGCGGGAGCGGCTCCCGTTGTGGCTCCAGTCGCGGTGCGGTCTGGAACGCAGGAGCGTGGCCGCGCTGACCGTGCTGCTGGTCGTGGCCGCCGCCTTCGCCGTGCAGCACTTCTGGGCGGGCCGGACGCGACCGGTCCGGGCTCCGGAGGTGGTGAGCGCCGCCGCACCGTACGGCGGGAAGCACGCACCGGGCGACGGGCCGAGCGTGGAATCCGGTGCCCCGGCCGGAGTTTCGAGCGCCGTCGGCGGGAGTGTGGTCGTCGTGGACGTGGGCGGAAAGGTGCGCACCCCCGGACTCCAGCGCCTGCCGGCCGGATCCCGCGTCGAGGACGCCCTGCGGGCCGCCGGCGGGTTACGGCCCGGCACGGACACCGACGGACTCAACCGCGCCCGGATCCTCGTGGACGGCGAACAGATCGTGGTCGGCGCGGCCCCGGCAGGGGCCGGACCGGGCGGCTCCGGAGGCTCTGCGGCCTTCGGTGCCGCAGGATCCGCGGCGGGAGCGGTGCCCTCCGCGCCGATTCCCCTCAACACGGCCACCGTCGACCAGTTCGACAGCCTGCCCGGCGTCGGGCCCGTCCTCGCCCGGCACATCATCGACTACCGCACGGCGCACGGCGGGTTCCGCTCGGTCGACGAGCTCCGCGAAGTGAACGGGATCGGAGACCGCCGCTTCGCCGATCTCCGGCATCTGGTGCTGCCATGA
- a CDS encoding arylamine N-acetyltransferase family protein, which yields MNSAQADAYLRRIGAQHPAWPTSDVLRDLQLCHLRTVPFENLSIHLGEEIVLEEERLLDKVVGARRGGFCYELNGAFGALLGALGFDVTLLAARVYGDDGKPGIPYDHLALRVRTVDGGDWLTDVGFGAHSHYPLSFAERGEQRDPGGMFRVVESAPDAAGVRGASSSRECEDLDVILGDKRQYRLEVRPRVLGDFVAGAWWHATSPLSHFTRSLVCSRVTEDGGRITLSGRRFTVSTADGTKEVSELASDEEVLATYRERFGIELDRVPEVKEAR from the coding sequence ATGAATTCCGCACAGGCCGACGCCTACCTACGCCGCATCGGGGCCCAGCACCCGGCGTGGCCCACGTCCGATGTGCTCCGTGACCTTCAGCTGTGCCATCTGCGGACGGTGCCGTTCGAGAACCTGTCGATCCACCTCGGCGAGGAGATCGTGCTGGAGGAGGAGAGGCTGCTGGACAAGGTGGTGGGCGCGCGCAGAGGAGGGTTCTGCTACGAACTGAACGGCGCGTTCGGGGCGTTGCTGGGTGCGCTGGGCTTCGACGTGACGCTTCTCGCGGCGCGGGTGTACGGGGACGACGGGAAGCCGGGGATCCCCTACGACCATCTTGCGCTGAGGGTGCGGACGGTGGACGGGGGCGACTGGCTGACCGACGTCGGTTTCGGGGCCCACAGCCACTACCCGCTGTCGTTCGCGGAGCGGGGCGAACAGCGGGACCCCGGAGGGATGTTCCGGGTCGTGGAGTCGGCGCCGGACGCGGCGGGGGTGCGGGGAGCGAGCAGTTCCCGGGAGTGCGAGGACCTCGACGTGATCCTGGGCGACAAGCGCCAGTACCGGCTGGAGGTACGGCCGCGTGTGCTCGGGGACTTCGTGGCCGGCGCCTGGTGGCACGCAACCTCGCCGCTGTCGCACTTCACCAGGTCGTTGGTCTGTTCACGGGTCACCGAGGACGGAGGCCGGATCACGCTCAGCGGCCGCAGGTTCACCGTGTCGACGGCCGACGGGACCAAGGAGGTGTCGGAACTGGCAAGTGACGAGGAGGTGCTGGCCACGTATCGCGAGCGGTTCGGGATCGAACTGGACCGGGTGCCGGAGGTCAAGGAAGCCCGGTAG
- a CDS encoding ComEC/Rec2 family competence protein, with the protein MHAASGRRLGASHPRAEGPIDLRLVAPAAAVWLTAAVSVGASPGRVAAVAAVSLIAAGALSVAGRRAGRTGRGDGDTGAGSGGSGAGRGEAGPGPGGSGARQGNTGTGRGGSDAGQGRGAARRGLWVSVAAVLLCVAAAAASAGLHAADLRRGPVPALAERYAEVTAEVEITSDPRLTRPRISGDHVAPTALLFDADVTRVTQADGTVLATRTPVLVIVDARSRRGAPRGFGGRPGRGATRETGGRSPWLSLLPSTRLRVAARVVPALSDGEDIAAVLRVRGSTPPDVVGAPSGPQRFAGRLREGLRKATDGLDADARALLPGLVVGDTSRVTPELDDAFEATDLTHLLAVSGGNLVIVLALFIGPPGLAQRVERRGLAARLGVPLRATALLGGVLTLAFVVVCRPDPSVLRAAACGAISLIAIATGRRRSLIPALAAAVLLLVLYDPWLARSYGFLLSVLATGALLTLAPRWSAALRRRRVPARVAEALAAAAAAQALCAPVVAVLSARVSLVAVPCNLLAEFAVAPATVLGFATLAAAPLAMPVAEVLAWWASWPARWIADIARAGAAQPGAGVDWPDSWTGALLLALVTVAAVAGGRRLLRHPLPSGVGAVLLLLFVVQPPPLTRVITGWPPPGWRFAMCDVGQGDASVLAVGDGSAVVVDAGPDPVLADRCLSTLGVTRIPLVVLTHFHADHVAGLPGVLRGRSVGAIETTGFEEPLEQAEFVRREALARHIPLTRAVAGERRSAGDLDWRVLWPPPDPFPPPDGPNDASVTLLVRSAGLRLLLPGDLEPPAQRALARSPAAAELAGVDVLKVAHHGSAYQDPELIRRVAPRLALVSVGGDNPYGHPAPSTVAALRARGAVVLRTDEDGDLAVTGEGEGLGVARH; encoded by the coding sequence GTGCACGCGGCTTCGGGGCGGCGGCTGGGAGCCTCGCACCCCAGGGCGGAGGGTCCGATCGATCTCCGGCTCGTGGCACCCGCCGCGGCGGTCTGGCTCACGGCTGCCGTGAGTGTCGGAGCGTCGCCGGGCCGGGTCGCGGCTGTCGCGGCCGTGTCCCTGATCGCGGCCGGCGCGCTGTCGGTGGCGGGGCGGAGAGCCGGGCGGACGGGACGGGGAGACGGAGATACGGGTGCGGGGTCGGGAGGCTCCGGTGCGGGGCGGGGAGAAGCGGGCCCGGGGCCGGGAGGTTCCGGTGCGAGGCAGGGAAATACCGGCACAGGGCGGGGAGGTTCCGACGCGGGGCAGGGGCGTGGAGCGGCGCGCCGCGGGTTGTGGGTGTCCGTCGCCGCCGTGCTCCTCTGTGTCGCCGCCGCCGCGGCCTCCGCCGGGCTGCACGCGGCGGATCTGCGACGCGGACCTGTCCCCGCGCTCGCGGAGAGGTACGCCGAAGTGACCGCGGAGGTGGAGATCACCTCCGATCCCCGGCTCACCCGGCCCCGGATCAGCGGGGACCACGTCGCTCCGACGGCCCTGCTGTTCGACGCCGACGTCACGCGGGTCACCCAGGCGGACGGCACGGTGCTGGCCACCCGGACACCGGTGCTGGTGATCGTCGACGCCCGCTCGCGACGAGGCGCGCCTCGGGGGTTCGGGGGGCGCCCGGGACGCGGTGCGACCCGGGAGACCGGCGGGCGCTCGCCCTGGCTGTCGCTGCTGCCGTCGACCCGGTTGCGGGTGGCCGCGCGGGTCGTGCCCGCGCTGTCGGACGGGGAGGACATCGCGGCGGTGCTGCGCGTACGGGGAAGCACGCCGCCGGACGTGGTCGGAGCGCCGTCCGGTCCGCAGCGGTTCGCGGGCAGGCTGCGCGAAGGGCTGCGAAAGGCGACCGACGGCCTGGACGCGGACGCGCGGGCGCTGCTGCCGGGGCTGGTGGTGGGGGACACCTCACGTGTCACGCCGGAGCTGGACGACGCCTTCGAGGCCACCGACCTCACACATCTCCTCGCCGTCAGCGGGGGCAATCTCGTCATCGTCCTCGCGCTGTTCATCGGGCCGCCGGGCCTCGCCCAGCGGGTGGAGCGCCGGGGCCTCGCCGCGCGGCTCGGAGTTCCGCTCCGGGCGACCGCCCTGCTCGGCGGAGTGCTCACCCTGGCCTTCGTCGTCGTCTGCCGGCCGGACCCGAGCGTGCTGCGGGCGGCGGCCTGTGGAGCGATCTCGCTGATCGCGATCGCGACCGGGCGCCGCAGATCACTGATCCCGGCGCTGGCCGCCGCGGTTCTGCTCCTGGTGCTGTACGACCCCTGGCTCGCCCGCAGTTATGGGTTCCTGCTCTCCGTCCTCGCGACCGGGGCCCTGCTCACGCTCGCCCCGCGCTGGAGCGCGGCGCTCCGGCGACGCCGGGTGCCCGCACGCGTGGCCGAGGCGCTGGCCGCGGCCGCCGCCGCGCAGGCCCTGTGCGCACCGGTGGTCGCCGTACTGTCGGCGCGGGTGAGCCTGGTGGCGGTGCCGTGCAATCTCCTCGCGGAGTTCGCGGTCGCTCCGGCCACGGTGCTGGGGTTCGCGACGCTGGCGGCCGCCCCCTTGGCGATGCCCGTGGCCGAGGTCCTGGCATGGTGGGCGAGTTGGCCGGCCCGGTGGATCGCGGACATCGCGCGCGCGGGGGCGGCTCAGCCCGGTGCGGGCGTGGACTGGCCGGACAGCTGGACGGGCGCGCTGCTGCTGGCCCTCGTCACGGTGGCCGCCGTCGCAGGCGGCCGACGGCTGCTGAGACATCCGTTGCCCAGTGGGGTCGGCGCGGTGCTGCTCCTGCTGTTCGTGGTGCAGCCGCCGCCGCTCACCAGGGTGATCACGGGATGGCCGCCGCCCGGCTGGAGGTTCGCGATGTGCGATGTGGGGCAGGGCGACGCGAGCGTGCTCGCGGTGGGGGACGGCAGCGCGGTGGTGGTGGACGCCGGGCCCGACCCGGTGCTGGCCGACCGCTGTCTGAGCACGCTCGGGGTCACCAGAATCCCGCTCGTCGTCCTGACGCACTTCCACGCCGACCATGTCGCGGGCCTGCCCGGTGTGCTCCGGGGGCGTTCGGTGGGTGCCATCGAGACGACCGGCTTCGAAGAGCCTCTGGAACAGGCCGAGTTCGTACGACGGGAGGCGCTCGCACGGCACATCCCTCTGACCCGGGCCGTGGCCGGGGAGAGGCGGAGCGCGGGAGACCTCGACTGGCGGGTGCTGTGGCCGCCGCCGGATCCGTTCCCGCCGCCGGACGGCCCGAACGACGCCAGTGTCACCCTGCTCGTGCGGTCCGCGGGGCTGCGGCTGCTGTTGCCCGGCGACCTGGAGCCGCCCGCCCAGCGGGCGCTGGCGAGATCCCCGGCCGCCGCCGAGCTGGCCGGCGTGGACGTGCTCAAGGTCGCCCATCACGGATCGGCGTATCAGGATCCCGAGCTCATACGCAGGGTGGCTCCGCGGCTCGCGCTCGTCTCCGTAGGCGGCGACAACCCTTATGGACACCCTGCTCCGAGCACGGTCGCGGCCCTGCGGGCCCGGGGCGCGGTGGTGCTGCGGACAGACGAGGACGGTGATCTCGCCGTCACCGGTGAGGGCGAGGGGCTGGGGGTGGCGCGACACTGA
- the holA gene encoding DNA polymerase III subunit delta: MAKKTAQDDPLAPVTLAVGQEDLLLDRAVQEVVAAARAADADTDVRDLAPDQLQPGTLAELTSPSLFAERKVVIVRNAQDLSADTIKDVKAYLGSPAEEITLVLLHAGGAKGKGLLDAARKTGAREVACPKMTKPADRLAFVRSEFRALGRAATPEACQALVDSIGSDLRELASAVSQLTADVEGTIDEAVVGRYYTGRAEASSFTVADRAVEGRAAEALEALRWSLSTGVAPVLITSALAQGVRAIGKLSSARGGRPADLARELGMPPWKIDRVRQQMRGWTPDGVAMALTAVAEADAGVKGGGDDPEYALEKAVVAVARAARSGRR, from the coding sequence ATGGCCAAGAAGACCGCACAAGACGACCCTCTCGCCCCTGTCACGCTGGCAGTGGGCCAGGAGGATCTCCTGCTCGACCGTGCCGTGCAGGAGGTGGTGGCCGCCGCCAGGGCCGCCGACGCCGACACGGACGTACGGGACCTTGCCCCGGACCAGCTTCAGCCGGGCACGCTCGCCGAGTTGACGAGTCCCTCGCTCTTCGCCGAGCGCAAGGTCGTGATCGTCCGCAACGCCCAGGACCTGTCGGCCGACACGATCAAGGACGTCAAGGCGTATCTGGGGTCTCCCGCGGAGGAGATCACTCTGGTGCTCCTGCACGCGGGCGGGGCCAAGGGCAAGGGGCTCCTCGACGCCGCGCGCAAGACGGGCGCCCGGGAGGTGGCCTGTCCCAAGATGACCAAGCCGGCGGACCGGCTGGCGTTCGTGCGGAGCGAGTTCCGGGCGCTGGGCCGGGCGGCCACTCCGGAGGCCTGCCAGGCGCTGGTGGACTCCATCGGGAGCGATCTGCGGGAGCTGGCGTCCGCCGTGTCGCAGCTGACCGCGGACGTCGAGGGGACGATCGACGAGGCCGTCGTCGGGCGGTACTACACCGGGCGGGCCGAGGCGTCCAGTTTCACCGTGGCCGACCGGGCCGTGGAGGGGCGGGCCGCGGAGGCGCTGGAGGCGCTGCGATGGTCGCTGTCGACCGGCGTGGCTCCCGTCCTGATCACCAGTGCGCTCGCGCAAGGGGTGCGGGCGATCGGAAAGCTGTCCTCGGCGCGGGGCGGCAGGCCCGCCGACCTGGCCCGTGAGCTCGGGATGCCGCCGTGGAAGATCGATCGCGTGCGCCAGCAGATGCGCGGCTGGACGCCGGACGGGGTCGCCATGGCGCTCACGGCCGTCGCGGAGGCGGACGCCGGGGTCAAGGGCGGCGGGGACGACCCCGAGTACGCCCTGGAGAAGGCGGTCGTGGCCGTCGCCCGAGCCGCCCGCTCCGGCCGACGCTAG